From Pseudomonas sp. AN-1:
GGGTGACCAGCGCGCCGATCATCAGGGTGACCACGAAGAGGATCGCGCCGGCGGCGATCACCCGTGCCGACGGCAGCTCGATGTAGGGGGCAAGGTGCCCGGCCAGGGCGCCACCGTACAGCCAGGCCACCACACTGGCACCCAGCCAGCCGAACAGCGAAAGGGCCTCGCGAACGAATCCGCGGGTCAGGCTGATCAGCCCGGAAATGGCGATCAGCGCGATGATGGACCAGTCGACCCAGGTGAATGACACAATGCTGCTCACTGGCGAAATGCGGAAAATAGAGCGGCAATTCTAACAGAGCGCAGGCCGGCGAGTCAGCCGCGATTGCGTTCAGCGCCGTTCGGGCTGGAAGCGCACCACGATCGGACTCAGGCGGTGCTGACGGGCGATCTGCTCGCGCATCCGCTCGGCATCCCCGCGCTCGAGCAGCGGACCGACGAATACCCGGTTCATCCCGTCCGCCGAGCGGATGTAGGCATCGAGCCCCTGACTGCGCAGCTTCTGCTGCAACTCCTCCGCGCCGGCACGGCTGGACAGGCTGGCCAGCTGCACCGCCCAGCTGACCGGCACGCCGTCGGCATCGAGACGGGCGGGCGGCGGGGATGGCTCAGCGACAGGTGCAGGTGCAGGTGCAGGTGCAGATGCAGATGCAGATGCAGATGCAGATGCAGATGCAGATGCAGATGCAGATGCAGATGCAGATGCAGATGCAGGAGTCTGCGCCACGGGTGGTGCCGGGACGGCGTCCCCGACAGGCGGAGCGACAGGCGCCACGGCCGCCTCATCCGCCAGGGGCGCGACGACCTGTGGCTCCGGCACGACGACCGGCTCCGGCGTCGCCGTCATCGCCGACGGCATTTCCGGCATCGGCGGCGCCTCGACACGCACGCGGCGCTGCTCGTCCTCACGGTTGAACAGCATGGGCAGGAACACCACTACCAGCGCCAGCAGCACGGCGGCCCCGACAATCCGTTGTTTCAGTCTCCGGTCCAGCATGGCCATCGGCTGCCTCTCCGCTTATCCCTGATGGGGCTGCTGGTCGCTGCCGAGCTGTTCCAGCCAGTGCAGGGCCTCGGCCACGCTGTAGAA
This genomic window contains:
- a CDS encoding SPOR domain-containing protein gives rise to the protein MAMLDRRLKQRIVGAAVLLALVVVFLPMLFNREDEQRRVRVEAPPMPEMPSAMTATPEPVVVPEPQVVAPLADEAAVAPVAPPVGDAVPAPPVAQTPASASASASASASASASASASASASAPAPAPAPVAEPSPPPARLDADGVPVSWAVQLASLSSRAGAEELQQKLRSQGLDAYIRSADGMNRVFVGPLLERGDAERMREQIARQHRLSPIVVRFQPERR